Proteins encoded together in one uncultured Sphaerochaeta sp. window:
- the xdh gene encoding selenium-dependent xanthine dehydrogenase, with product MESTAMYAFSVNGNQITYNGEDKKLLRFLREDLNLTGTKDGCSEGICGTCTVLVDGKKMKACTIPLSRLEGRTVTTVEGLSAREAEVYGYCFAEAGAVQCGYCTPGMIISAKSLLDTNLSPTREEVTKAIRGNICRCTGYKKIEEAILMCAEFFRENRSVPTTEEEPKLDKRYRRVDAEPKALGKGLYADDIRIPGMLHAKAVRSAFPRAKVLSIDDIKAKSHPDFVRIITSEEVPHNIIGHIKQDWPVFIPVGEITRYTGDAICLVVGKSPETLEELANLVEVSYEVLPPVLDIYKALEEESPKVHEDGNLLSLEHIQRGDVEKAFKESTHVITRTYKTPYTEHAFMEPECAVGLPEGEGGVLVHTSGQSIYDEQHEICTMLQLPAEKVHCHSMLVGGGFGGKEDMSVQHHAALAAWILKAPVKVKLTRQESLQVHPKRHPMDIEITTSCDDEGHLTGVKAIILANTGAYASLGGPVLQRACTHASGPYNFQNFEVIGKAIYTNMVPSGAFRGFGVTQSCFAVESNINLLADELGMDYYEIRRINALKPGDIMPNGQIAGEDTGVLECLEAVKDAYYSSPRAGIALAFKNSGLGVGFPDTGRCILSVEQGKVHIRTSAACMGQGVATVCTQMLGETCSLKANQIVVEDPDTVRTPDSGTSTASRQSVFTGEAVRRAALKLKDDLQVSSLKELEGKEYFGEYTSITDPITSKKKNPVSHVAYSYSAQVVILDEAGKLEKVVAACDVGQIVNHQALTGQIEGGVTMGLGYGLTEDFPIEEGYLKVRYGTLGLLRSTDVPPLEVKLVEGPGKHPVAYGVKGVGELTTIPTAPACQNAYYRYDKKFRTSLPLEDTPYRKKKH from the coding sequence ATGGAGAGCACAGCTATGTATGCATTCAGCGTAAATGGAAATCAGATTACCTACAACGGAGAGGACAAGAAACTCCTTAGGTTCCTCCGTGAAGACTTGAATCTAACCGGCACCAAGGACGGCTGCAGTGAAGGTATTTGTGGTACCTGTACTGTCCTGGTGGACGGAAAGAAAATGAAGGCTTGTACAATTCCTCTCTCAAGGCTTGAAGGGAGGACGGTTACCACCGTTGAGGGCCTCTCTGCCCGGGAAGCAGAGGTCTATGGCTACTGCTTTGCCGAAGCTGGAGCTGTGCAGTGCGGGTACTGTACCCCCGGTATGATCATCAGCGCAAAAAGCTTGCTCGATACGAATCTATCCCCTACCCGTGAAGAAGTGACTAAAGCGATCAGGGGGAATATTTGCCGCTGCACTGGATATAAGAAGATAGAGGAAGCAATCCTGATGTGCGCGGAGTTCTTCCGCGAAAACCGTTCAGTCCCTACAACGGAGGAAGAGCCAAAGCTCGACAAACGTTACCGCCGTGTGGATGCTGAGCCCAAGGCACTGGGGAAAGGTTTATATGCCGATGACATCAGAATACCCGGCATGCTGCATGCAAAGGCTGTCCGTTCTGCATTTCCTCGTGCAAAGGTTCTTTCCATTGACGATATAAAAGCAAAGTCACATCCTGATTTTGTCCGTATCATCACCAGTGAGGAGGTCCCTCATAACATTATCGGGCACATCAAACAAGACTGGCCTGTATTCATTCCTGTTGGGGAGATTACCCGGTACACAGGGGATGCCATCTGCCTTGTCGTTGGAAAGAGCCCTGAAACGTTGGAAGAACTTGCAAACCTGGTGGAGGTTTCCTATGAAGTGCTCCCCCCTGTACTCGATATTTATAAGGCACTCGAGGAAGAATCCCCAAAGGTGCATGAGGATGGAAACCTACTCTCACTGGAACATATACAACGAGGGGATGTAGAGAAGGCCTTCAAAGAGAGTACACACGTCATTACCAGAACCTACAAGACCCCTTACACTGAACATGCATTCATGGAACCAGAGTGTGCAGTAGGATTACCTGAAGGTGAAGGTGGGGTTCTTGTTCATACTTCCGGCCAATCCATCTATGATGAACAACATGAGATCTGTACGATGCTTCAGCTGCCAGCGGAGAAAGTACATTGTCACAGCATGCTAGTCGGTGGAGGATTCGGCGGCAAGGAGGATATGAGTGTCCAGCACCATGCAGCGCTTGCTGCTTGGATACTCAAAGCACCAGTAAAGGTGAAACTGACCCGTCAGGAGAGCCTGCAGGTCCATCCAAAGCGTCATCCTATGGATATTGAGATTACCACAAGTTGTGATGATGAAGGCCACCTTACCGGTGTTAAGGCGATTATTTTGGCCAATACAGGAGCCTACGCCTCCCTTGGAGGTCCGGTACTCCAAAGAGCATGTACCCATGCCTCAGGTCCATACAACTTCCAGAACTTCGAGGTCATCGGCAAGGCAATCTATACGAATATGGTCCCCTCCGGTGCCTTCAGGGGCTTTGGTGTTACCCAGAGCTGTTTTGCCGTGGAATCGAATATAAATCTGCTGGCTGATGAACTGGGAATGGACTATTACGAGATTCGGAGAATCAATGCACTCAAGCCTGGGGACATCATGCCGAATGGGCAGATTGCTGGAGAGGACACCGGTGTCCTTGAATGCTTGGAGGCTGTAAAGGATGCCTATTACTCCTCCCCCAGGGCAGGCATTGCCCTTGCATTCAAGAACAGTGGACTTGGTGTCGGCTTCCCTGATACTGGCCGCTGCATTCTCTCGGTTGAGCAAGGAAAGGTACATATCAGGACCAGTGCTGCATGTATGGGACAGGGAGTAGCCACAGTCTGTACCCAGATGCTTGGAGAGACCTGTTCACTGAAGGCGAACCAGATTGTGGTTGAGGATCCCGATACCGTCAGAACTCCTGACTCGGGCACCAGCACAGCAAGTCGGCAATCGGTCTTCACGGGTGAAGCGGTGAGAAGAGCGGCCTTAAAGCTGAAGGACGATCTACAGGTATCATCCCTCAAGGAGCTGGAAGGTAAGGAGTACTTCGGAGAGTACACGTCCATCACCGACCCAATTACCAGCAAAAAGAAGAATCCTGTAAGCCATGTGGCATACAGCTATTCAGCTCAGGTTGTTATCCTTGATGAGGCAGGGAAACTGGAGAAGGTTGTTGCTGCTTGTGATGTAGGGCAAATTGTCAATCATCAAGCGCTCACCGGCCAGATAGAAGGTGGTGTGACCATGGGTCTCGGTTATGGTTTGACCGAGGATTTCCCGATTGAGGAAGGATACCTGAAGGTACGCTATGGTACCTTGGGACTGCTTCGCAGCACCGATGTACCTCCCTTGGAAGTAAAGCTGGTTGAAGGACCTGGAAAGCATCCTGTGGCCTATGGCGTAAAGGGGGTTGGTGAACTAACCACCATCCCTACTGCTCCTGCATGCCAGAATGCATATTATCGGTATGATAAGAAGTTCCGGACCTCCTTGCCACTGGAAGATACTCCCTACCGCAAGAAGAAACACTAA
- a CDS encoding ABC transporter permease, which translates to MTKQFRILYKVTIIILAILAAMLIGSVILLTIGADVFKTYMVILFEPLKTTLQFTEVLIRAIPLTIIALGISVAYRSGIINIGGEGQMAMGILGTTAVALAFPELPKPILLPMAVLAGAMAGGVWGFIPGILKAKLQVSELLSTVMLNYIAAQFYTFMLRGPFLDPAELTMGSGTPQSMRLSKGIWLDRFLKGTRLHTGIFFALLLALLIFFLLWKTNYGYKMRAAGASARAAKYGGISVTWYLVIAMVISGAFAGMAGAIEIAGVHRRAIEGITGGYGFSGIVVALFGGLHPAGIIPASFFFGLLIVGADMTQRMVGVPANMVNVLQGVIILVIVATKMILADPYLMERIWRKYQGIGKKHVEVEA; encoded by the coding sequence ATGACCAAACAGTTTAGGATACTCTACAAGGTTACCATCATCATTCTGGCCATTCTGGCTGCAATGTTGATCGGTTCGGTAATTCTATTGACCATCGGGGCTGATGTCTTCAAGACCTACATGGTCATTCTCTTCGAGCCTTTGAAGACAACCCTCCAGTTCACCGAGGTTCTGATCAGGGCGATACCGCTCACGATCATTGCGCTTGGCATTTCAGTTGCCTACAGAAGCGGCATCATCAACATCGGTGGAGAGGGGCAGATGGCAATGGGAATTCTCGGTACCACTGCAGTGGCTCTTGCATTCCCTGAACTCCCAAAACCCATCCTTCTCCCGATGGCAGTTTTGGCTGGAGCAATGGCAGGAGGGGTCTGGGGATTCATACCAGGAATCCTGAAGGCAAAGCTACAGGTCAGTGAGTTGCTTTCAACGGTAATGCTCAACTACATTGCCGCCCAGTTCTATACATTTATGCTCCGCGGACCTTTCCTCGATCCAGCAGAGCTCACGATGGGTAGCGGAACTCCCCAGTCCATGAGACTTTCAAAGGGGATCTGGCTTGATCGATTCCTCAAGGGAACCCGATTGCATACCGGCATCTTCTTTGCGTTGCTGCTTGCATTGCTCATCTTCTTCCTCCTGTGGAAAACGAACTATGGGTATAAGATGAGGGCAGCTGGGGCAAGTGCCCGAGCAGCCAAGTACGGCGGTATCAGTGTTACCTGGTATCTGGTCATTGCCATGGTCATCAGTGGTGCGTTTGCCGGTATGGCAGGAGCCATTGAGATAGCAGGCGTACACCGCCGAGCAATTGAAGGTATTACCGGAGGATACGGATTCAGTGGAATCGTTGTCGCCCTCTTTGGAGGATTGCATCCGGCTGGCATCATACCGGCATCATTCTTCTTTGGGCTCCTGATCGTTGGAGCTGACATGACCCAACGTATGGTTGGGGTACCGGCCAATATGGTCAATGTACTGCAGGGTGTCATCATCCTGGTCATCGTTGCTACCAAGATGATCCTCGCCGACCCCTACTTGATGGAACGAATCTGGCGCAAATACCAAGGAATCGGCAAAAAACATGTGGAGGTGGAAGCATGA
- a CDS encoding alpha/beta fold hydrolase — MWYIILVLIIAFILWNTTLIGYRDRNVAPLTVDESKLCCEEAKSIKKTKQDTKQAILLVHGFPSTPSVYHYSAERFFEAGLDVYAPLMPGFGTDPDQFAYTTFTQWFSYLCKYYETLRGQYDTLYVLGISMGGMMTLKLGETYCQSTLAPDKLVTIAAPVVYNSLKDGVITDWKQYISRTLGLFTPSIGAHVVAGNPKGEDGSEYWYGYGGIFIRPGLSLVHAMKDVRKNLGKITCPLFSIHDVNDQTVPFKNLKIIEREQNSVDFHILETEMDNYNHSRHALLLYRSIQQSLTDTILEFLRKKESTNHAQA; from the coding sequence ATGTGGTATATCATACTCGTCCTCATCATTGCATTCATACTCTGGAACACGACCCTGATCGGTTATCGTGACAGGAATGTCGCGCCCCTCACTGTCGATGAATCCAAGCTATGCTGTGAGGAAGCAAAGAGTATCAAGAAGACAAAACAGGATACCAAGCAGGCCATCTTGCTTGTTCACGGCTTCCCCTCCACCCCCTCGGTCTATCACTACAGTGCTGAGCGGTTTTTCGAAGCGGGACTGGATGTGTATGCGCCTTTGATGCCTGGCTTTGGAACCGATCCAGACCAGTTTGCCTACACCACCTTCACCCAATGGTTCTCCTACCTCTGTAAGTACTATGAGACCCTGAGAGGACAGTATGATACGCTTTACGTACTGGGCATCAGTATGGGGGGTATGATGACCCTCAAGCTGGGAGAAACCTACTGCCAGAGTACACTTGCTCCCGATAAGCTGGTAACTATAGCGGCCCCTGTGGTCTACAATAGCCTGAAGGACGGTGTCATTACGGATTGGAAACAATATATATCCAGAACCCTCGGGCTCTTTACACCCTCCATCGGGGCACATGTGGTTGCTGGCAATCCTAAGGGAGAAGACGGCAGTGAGTACTGGTATGGCTATGGAGGGATCTTTATCCGTCCAGGCCTAAGCTTGGTCCATGCCATGAAGGATGTCAGAAAGAATCTGGGAAAGATAACCTGTCCCTTATTTTCCATTCATGATGTCAACGACCAGACTGTTCCGTTCAAGAATCTCAAGATCATAGAGAGGGAACAGAATAGTGTTGACTTCCATATCCTTGAAACGGAGATGGACAACTACAACCACAGTAGACATGCCCTTCTCCTCTATCGATCTATCCAGCAATCATTAACCGATACCATTCTTGAATTCTTGCGAAAAAAGGAGAGTACAAATCATGCCCAAGCGTAA
- a CDS encoding BMP family protein codes for MKKFLTILFCLALVSGSLFAAGSSEAPAEEADSNVVKIALIIENTIDDKGWCQAMHDGIIAAQKSLPGRIEYSYTEKMKPVDAGSAARQYVAQGFDIIIAHGAQYKNLIMEMAEEYPDVSFAFGTSAEVGPDNVFTYMPESEETGYLSGIIAGMTTKANVIGLVGPVDAGDAARYNRGFVLGVQAVNPKAKIMVAHSGSFSDFVKAGEVAQSQIRSGADVLTGSSQQALGALRAVADYPNEEIWWVGQDIAQIHITEGYKVIAASSYNYASVIEGLVAKLDAGVLGGEVIPLNFKNGGFVFEFNPELENMYAGEIEEKVNAAIDSFNAASGTINYTSVDYSKL; via the coding sequence ATGAAAAAATTTCTGACAATTCTGTTTTGTCTTGCGCTCGTCAGTGGCTCGCTTTTTGCTGCAGGCAGCAGTGAAGCTCCAGCTGAAGAGGCTGATTCCAATGTGGTCAAGATTGCCTTGATCATCGAGAACACCATTGACGACAAGGGCTGGTGCCAGGCAATGCACGATGGTATCATCGCTGCACAGAAAAGCCTGCCTGGTCGTATTGAGTACAGCTACACAGAGAAGATGAAGCCAGTTGATGCCGGTTCTGCTGCACGCCAGTATGTTGCCCAGGGTTTTGATATCATCATCGCCCACGGAGCACAGTACAAGAACCTCATCATGGAAATGGCTGAAGAGTATCCTGATGTTTCCTTCGCCTTTGGAACCAGCGCCGAGGTTGGTCCGGACAATGTATTCACCTACATGCCAGAAAGTGAAGAGACCGGCTACCTTTCCGGTATCATCGCTGGTATGACCACCAAAGCCAATGTGATCGGCCTTGTCGGTCCTGTTGATGCAGGGGACGCAGCCCGCTACAACCGTGGTTTCGTCCTCGGTGTCCAGGCTGTCAATCCAAAAGCCAAGATCATGGTCGCACACAGTGGATCCTTCAGTGATTTCGTAAAAGCTGGAGAGGTTGCACAGTCCCAGATCAGAAGTGGCGCCGATGTATTGACCGGAAGCAGCCAGCAGGCTCTCGGTGCTCTTCGTGCCGTAGCTGACTACCCCAATGAAGAGATTTGGTGGGTTGGTCAGGATATCGCTCAGATTCACATCACCGAAGGCTACAAGGTTATTGCAGCTTCTTCCTACAACTATGCATCCGTCATCGAAGGCCTCGTTGCCAAGCTTGATGCCGGTGTATTGGGCGGAGAGGTCATTCCTTTGAACTTCAAGAACGGTGGATTCGTATTTGAGTTCAACCCTGAACTTGAAAACATGTATGCAGGAGAGATTGAAGAGAAGGTCAATGCTGCCATCGATTCCTTCAATGCTGCAAGTGGGACCATCAACTACACCAGTGTTGATTACTCCAAACTGTAA
- a CDS encoding dCMP deaminase family protein, which translates to MPKRKDYLSWDEYFMGVAVLSSLRSKDPSTQVGACIVNSDHKIVGVGYNGFPIGVDDDDIPWEREGEWLETKYPYVCHAELNAILNAISSNLKGCTLYVGLFPCNECAKAIIQSGIKEVVFLSDKYSEADNTKASKLMFDKTGVAYRQLVPQHGSILLKLS; encoded by the coding sequence ATGCCCAAGCGTAAAGACTATCTCAGTTGGGACGAATATTTCATGGGAGTGGCCGTCCTTTCGTCACTCAGAAGCAAAGATCCGAGCACCCAGGTTGGGGCGTGTATCGTGAACAGTGACCATAAGATTGTTGGTGTGGGATACAATGGTTTCCCGATCGGGGTGGATGATGATGACATCCCCTGGGAGCGGGAAGGAGAGTGGCTCGAGACAAAGTATCCCTATGTTTGTCATGCTGAGCTGAACGCCATCCTCAACGCTATCAGCAGCAACCTGAAGGGGTGCACGCTGTACGTTGGCCTGTTCCCTTGCAATGAGTGCGCGAAGGCAATCATCCAGTCAGGGATCAAGGAAGTGGTCTTCCTTTCCGACAAGTACAGTGAAGCAGACAACACGAAAGCATCCAAGTTGATGTTTGACAAGACCGGTGTTGCCTACCGACAACTGGTTCCCCAGCATGGTTCGATTCTGCTCAAATTGTCATGA
- a CDS encoding ABC transporter ATP-binding protein, producing MELTQKKITNLRVEHITKRFPGVLASDDITLEISEGQILALVGENGAGKTTLMNILMGLYQPDEGRILINGEEVHFRSPNDAFAAGLGMVHQQYMLVANMTVLENIALGFKAAWSPHKLDLEMVRDRINEVAKKYGLVVDPDAYIWQLSVGEQQRVELVKTLCLGARFLILDEPTSALTPQETDELITLLKNMSSELSIIFISHKLQEVKDLSDKITILRHGAVVFEGNTHEHSPSDIAALMTGHEVDLPLNEEPACEGVPVLDIKNLNVKSDRGFLALQDLNLTICSGEIVGLAGVSGNGQRELSEAINGLRKVESGEIQFYGENIANKSPHHIIEAGMGYIPEERNTEGIVPSFSMKENLILKDTEHGEFSNHAFLKNKAIDKNAEDLRVKFDIRSPNIAVAAGSLSGGNIQKVILAREISRRPKFLIAVYPIRGLDLGAAEFIHKQLLEIRREGVGILLISEELDEILDLSDRVAVIFKGQIQKVLDRKDANRRSLGILMAGVKDDQTV from the coding sequence ATGGAACTCACACAGAAGAAAATAACCAACCTACGCGTGGAACACATTACCAAGCGATTCCCTGGAGTCTTGGCAAGTGATGACATCACCTTGGAGATATCCGAGGGCCAGATTCTGGCGCTGGTTGGAGAGAACGGAGCGGGTAAGACGACCTTGATGAATATTCTCATGGGTCTCTACCAGCCGGACGAAGGACGCATACTCATCAATGGTGAGGAAGTGCATTTCCGCTCCCCGAATGATGCCTTTGCAGCAGGGCTTGGTATGGTACACCAGCAGTATATGCTGGTTGCAAACATGACCGTCCTGGAGAACATTGCCCTTGGATTCAAGGCAGCATGGTCACCACACAAGTTGGACCTTGAGATGGTGCGTGACCGGATAAATGAAGTAGCGAAAAAATACGGGCTCGTAGTCGATCCCGATGCGTATATCTGGCAACTCTCCGTTGGCGAGCAACAACGGGTAGAACTGGTAAAGACACTCTGCTTGGGTGCACGGTTCCTGATCCTCGATGAGCCAACCAGTGCACTTACCCCACAGGAGACTGATGAATTGATCACACTGCTCAAGAATATGAGCAGCGAACTTTCCATCATCTTTATCAGCCACAAGCTGCAGGAAGTAAAAGATCTTTCGGACAAGATCACCATTCTTCGTCATGGTGCGGTTGTCTTCGAGGGAAATACCCATGAACACTCCCCTTCCGACATCGCTGCATTGATGACCGGGCATGAGGTTGACCTCCCTCTGAACGAAGAGCCCGCATGTGAGGGTGTTCCTGTTTTGGATATCAAGAATCTCAACGTGAAGAGCGATCGTGGGTTTCTTGCACTTCAGGACCTGAACCTAACGATCTGCTCCGGTGAGATCGTCGGTCTTGCCGGTGTATCAGGAAATGGGCAGAGGGAGTTGTCCGAAGCCATCAATGGGCTGAGAAAAGTAGAAAGTGGGGAGATCCAGTTCTACGGCGAGAATATTGCAAACAAGAGCCCTCACCACATCATAGAAGCTGGCATGGGGTATATCCCTGAAGAACGCAATACAGAAGGCATTGTCCCTTCCTTCTCGATGAAGGAGAACCTTATCCTCAAGGATACGGAGCATGGTGAATTCAGCAACCACGCCTTTCTGAAGAATAAGGCAATCGACAAGAATGCTGAGGACCTGCGTGTCAAGTTTGATATCCGTAGCCCCAACATCGCCGTTGCAGCTGGTTCGCTCTCTGGAGGAAACATCCAGAAAGTCATCCTTGCCCGAGAGATCTCGAGGAGACCAAAATTCCTGATCGCCGTCTACCCCATCAGAGGGCTGGACCTTGGGGCAGCAGAGTTCATCCACAAGCAACTCTTGGAGATCAGGCGTGAAGGAGTCGGCATCCTCCTCATCAGTGAGGAACTGGATGAGATTCTCGACCTTTCAGACCGTGTGGCGGTAATCTTCAAGGGACAGATCCAGAAGGTGCTTGATAGGAAAGACGCCAATCGAAGGAGTCTCGGTATTTTGATGGCAGGAGTGAAAGATGACCAAACAGTTTAG
- a CDS encoding DUF4143 domain-containing protein, whose amino-acid sequence MSKNEYLPRLIDEKVTKYLEAFGAVCIEGPKWCGKTETSLHHSKSVFYVGSPAGNFSNKKLAQMDPSLVLKGDTPRLIDEWQEVPSLWDAVRFASDKSKKKGQFILAGSSTPNRKGVVHSGAGRIARLRMRPMSLFEMGFSTGDVSLQGLFCNIYPSVLTGEIDLGKIIRHIVRGGWPGSLDIDDSLASLLPEQYLDAIITNDINRVDERKRDITKMQLLLRSLARNESTTVSNNTLKKDIKVNDDTDIHEDTISDYLSVFERLFLLDNQKPYGPHFRSSLRVKQAEKRHFSDPSLACALMGATEESLLGDMETLGFLFEALCERDLKIYAEANDAKLFHYQDYHDNEIDAVIEMKDGTWGAFEIELGAHQIDDAAVNLLRMKSLMESNPKAKPPKVVCVICGLSNAAYLREDGVYVVPITALTK is encoded by the coding sequence ATGAGTAAAAATGAGTACCTTCCGAGATTAATTGATGAGAAAGTTACAAAATATCTTGAAGCATTTGGAGCAGTATGCATTGAAGGGCCAAAATGGTGCGGAAAAACCGAAACATCGCTACATCATAGTAAGAGTGTTTTTTATGTTGGATCTCCAGCTGGAAATTTCAGTAATAAAAAATTAGCCCAAATGGATCCCTCTTTAGTGCTTAAAGGAGACACTCCCCGTCTTATTGATGAGTGGCAGGAAGTACCCTCGCTTTGGGACGCTGTAAGATTTGCATCAGATAAAAGCAAGAAGAAAGGGCAGTTTATATTAGCAGGGTCGTCAACTCCAAATAGAAAAGGGGTGGTACACAGTGGAGCAGGTAGAATTGCCCGGCTACGTATGAGACCTATGTCACTGTTTGAAATGGGTTTTTCAACTGGCGATGTTTCTTTGCAAGGACTATTCTGCAATATATATCCTTCTGTCTTAACGGGTGAAATCGATCTAGGAAAGATTATTCGGCATATTGTACGGGGTGGTTGGCCAGGGTCACTGGATATTGATGATAGTTTAGCGTCTCTTTTACCTGAGCAATACCTTGATGCTATCATTACTAATGACATCAATCGTGTTGATGAGAGAAAGCGAGACATCACCAAAATGCAGTTGCTTTTAAGATCATTGGCGAGAAATGAAAGCACTACTGTTTCCAATAACACCTTGAAAAAAGATATTAAAGTAAATGATGACACTGATATACATGAAGATACAATTTCCGATTATCTTTCAGTTTTTGAAAGATTGTTTCTCTTGGATAATCAGAAACCCTATGGACCCCATTTTAGATCATCATTACGTGTAAAACAGGCTGAAAAACGACATTTTTCAGATCCCTCATTGGCATGTGCTCTCATGGGAGCGACAGAGGAAAGCCTGCTCGGAGATATGGAAACACTGGGATTTTTATTTGAAGCACTCTGTGAACGAGATCTGAAAATTTATGCTGAAGCCAATGATGCGAAGCTTTTTCATTACCAAGATTATCATGACAATGAAATTGATGCAGTAATCGAGATGAAAGATGGTACCTGGGGTGCGTTTGAGATCGAGTTGGGAGCTCATCAGATTGATGATGCAGCGGTAAACTTGTTGCGTATGAAGAGCCTAATGGAAAGTAATCCGAAAGCGAAACCCCCGAAAGTTGTATGCGTTATCTGTGGGCTGTCTAATGCTGCTTATCTACGAGAAGATGGTGTCTATGTAGTACCTATTACTGCACTTACAAAGTAA
- a CDS encoding PfkB family carbohydrate kinase, producing the protein MKILSVCLNPTFQITMRFPSFSLGEVNRAQEHYLDASGKGMNAARIVSQLGHESLLLTHLGGNRTEEMLGLCRKDGVSPLWADSGSAIRTCVTVLTNEGTTELVQEPFPVDPACEKPIRNLFSQSIKDCDGLIILGTRAPGYSDNLYADFVMEAKMLGKFVLLDLKGEDLKRCLPHHPDVVKINLSEAVQTFLGIKLAEHQDTEDLKATVGEMLGRLYEQYGSTFVLSRGSSELWVQDSHFFSSPTLETEVVNTIGCGDSLSAALTVQLLKGEKLQQAVFNATKVATMSAKSIHPASIV; encoded by the coding sequence ATGAAGATTCTTTCTGTCTGCCTGAACCCAACTTTCCAGATTACGATGCGCTTCCCCTCTTTCTCTCTCGGGGAGGTGAATCGTGCCCAGGAACACTATCTGGATGCGTCAGGAAAGGGAATGAACGCAGCAAGAATAGTCAGCCAACTTGGGCATGAGAGCCTCTTGCTTACCCACTTGGGAGGGAACCGTACAGAGGAGATGCTTGGCCTTTGCAGGAAGGATGGGGTTTCCCCGCTCTGGGCGGATAGTGGAAGTGCCATAAGAACCTGTGTTACCGTCCTCACAAACGAGGGAACGACTGAGCTGGTCCAGGAACCCTTTCCAGTTGATCCCGCCTGCGAGAAGCCCATCAGAAACCTCTTCTCCCAGAGCATCAAGGATTGTGATGGCTTGATCATTCTGGGTACCCGTGCTCCTGGGTATTCAGACAATCTCTATGCAGACTTTGTCATGGAAGCAAAGATGCTGGGGAAGTTTGTCTTGCTCGACTTGAAGGGTGAAGACCTGAAGCGCTGTCTCCCCCACCACCCTGATGTGGTGAAGATCAACCTCAGTGAAGCTGTCCAGACCTTCCTTGGGATCAAGCTGGCAGAACACCAGGATACCGAAGATCTCAAGGCGACTGTGGGGGAAATGCTCGGGCGGTTGTATGAACAGTATGGAAGTACATTCGTACTCTCTCGGGGATCATCTGAACTCTGGGTACAGGACTCTCATTTTTTTAGTTCTCCAACTCTAGAAACAGAAGTCGTGAATACCATCGGGTGCGGAGATTCCTTGAGTGCGGCCCTGACAGTGCAGTTGCTAAAGGGCGAAAAACTGCAACAAGCAGTATTCAACGCAACAAAAGTTGCAACAATGAGTGCAAAATCTATACATCCTGCTAGTATTGTCTAG
- a CDS encoding ABC transporter permease, translating to MNFIVNILSLGIPFSVALLIASLGEMFNQRAGVFNLGCEGIMAMGAFLGMLVPYSIGQGGPTSGMYNVLGLGLAMVVGALFGIFFAFVVVTFRAPQGIAGIGLQMFGVGTAGTLFRHFIGGTQSVPGIGNLPIPGLSKIPFIGPIFFSHNVLVYLAFLFVPLAWYILFKTPWGLRVRAVGTNPRAADSIGIQVNRVRYQALAVGGALAGLAGAYLSLAQVKMFSDEIIAGRGFIAVALVYFGHWHPVKIMGGALLFSLAQALQLAIQGQGINFPYEFAVMLPYVMVIIVLAFSRESQLLGPTSLGKPFNREKRI from the coding sequence ATGAACTTTATCGTAAATATTCTGAGTCTGGGCATCCCCTTCTCCGTCGCCCTTCTCATCGCCAGCCTTGGAGAGATGTTCAACCAGAGAGCAGGTGTCTTCAACCTTGGCTGTGAAGGTATTATGGCAATGGGAGCATTCCTTGGAATGCTTGTTCCCTACAGCATTGGACAGGGTGGTCCCACTTCTGGAATGTATAATGTCCTGGGGCTGGGTCTTGCCATGGTGGTTGGTGCCTTGTTTGGTATCTTCTTCGCCTTTGTTGTAGTCACATTCCGTGCCCCACAAGGCATTGCAGGTATCGGACTACAGATGTTCGGGGTTGGTACTGCCGGTACACTGTTCCGCCACTTCATCGGTGGAACACAGTCAGTACCTGGTATCGGAAACCTTCCCATTCCAGGACTCTCCAAGATCCCCTTTATCGGTCCAATTTTCTTTAGCCACAATGTCTTGGTGTATCTCGCTTTCCTCTTCGTTCCTCTTGCATGGTACATCCTGTTCAAGACACCATGGGGACTCAGGGTACGTGCAGTTGGCACAAATCCGCGTGCCGCTGACTCAATCGGTATCCAGGTCAACAGGGTTCGCTATCAGGCACTTGCTGTGGGAGGTGCATTGGCTGGCTTGGCGGGTGCATACCTCTCTCTAGCCCAGGTGAAAATGTTCAGCGATGAGATCATCGCAGGACGAGGGTTCATCGCAGTTGCCTTGGTTTACTTCGGACACTGGCATCCGGTGAAGATCATGGGAGGAGCACTGCTGTTCAGCCTGGCACAAGCCTTGCAGCTGGCCATCCAGGGCCAAGGCATCAACTTCCCCTACGAGTTTGCGGTCATGTTGCCCTATGTGATGGTCATCATCGTCCTTGCATTCAGCAGGGAGAGCCAGTTGCTTGGTCCTACATCCCTTGGAAAACCATTCAACCGAGAAAAGCGGATTTAG